The following proteins come from a genomic window of Elgaria multicarinata webbii isolate HBS135686 ecotype San Diego chromosome 10, rElgMul1.1.pri, whole genome shotgun sequence:
- the ETNPPL gene encoding ethanolamine-phosphate phospho-lyase yields the protein MELYSKAETLELRKKHIGPSCKVFFAKDPIKIVRADGQYMFDENGEKYLDCINNVAHVGHSHPEVIKAAVKQMELLNTNSRFLHDNLVLYAKRLTATLPEQLSVCYFVNSGSEANDLALRLARQYSGHQDVITLDHAYHGHVTSLIDISPYKFNQLGKEGKKEFVHVAPSPDIYRGKYREDHPDPASAYADEVAMIIEESQKNGRKIAAFIAESMQSCGGQVIPPAGYFQKVAESVHRAGGVFIADEVQVGFGRVGKYFWGFQLQGEDFVPDIVTMGKPIGNGHPMSCVVTTREIAEAFGASGLEYFNTFGGNPVSCAIGLTVLDIIEKEDLQGNATRVGNYLAGLLNEQKEKHPLVGDVRGVGLFVGVDLVKDRQKRTPATAEAQHIIYKLKEQRILLSADGPYRNILKFKPPMCFSMEDAKFVVDQIDELLTDLEEATVVRTRNGVPTNVKCKRKVPTDGNSQLECISESISHINGSACRQENVFCPESRTVPCKRIRT from the exons ATGGAGTTGTACAGCAAGGCAGAGACCCTGGAGCTGCGGAAGAAGCACATCGG GCCCTCATGCAAGGTTTTCTTCGCTAAAGACCCCATTAAGATTGTGAGGGCTGACGGACAGTATATGTTTGATGAGAACGGAGAAAAATACTTGGACTGCATTAACAATGTAGCACACG TTGGACACAGCCATCCAGAAGTGATCAAGGCTGCGGTGAAACAGATGGAGTTGCTCAACACCAATTCTCGATTTCTGCATGACAATCTGGTCCTGTATGCCAAGCGCCTCACGGCCACCCTACCAGAACAGCTCTCTGTGTGCTACTTTGTGAACTCTGG GTCTGAAGCGAATGATCTTGCTTTGCGCTTGGCTCGGCAGTATAGCGGCCACCAAGATGTGATTACCCTTGACCA TGCTTATCATGGTCATGTTACCTCCTTGATTGACATCAGTCCATATAAATTTAATCAGCTGGGGAAAGAGGGCAAAAAAGAATTTGTACATGTG GCTCCTTCTCCAGATATCTACAGAGGAAAGTACAGGGAGGACCATCCAGATCCAGCAAGTGCTTATGCGGATGAGGTGGCAATGATAATTGAAGAGTCTCAGAAGAATGGCCGCAAG ATTGCTGCCTTTATTGCTGAGTCCATGCAGAGTTGCGGAGGCCAAGTAATTCCACCTGCAGGCTATTTCCAGAAAGTGGCAGA atCTGTCCACAGAGCAGGTGGTGTTTTCATAGCGGATGAAGTCCAGGTTGGTTTTGGTCGAGTTGGGAAAtatttctggggcttccagcTACAAGGCGAAGACTTTGTGCCTGACATTGTCACTATGGGAAAGCCAATTGGCAACGGCCATCCAATGTCTTGTGTAGTTACGACAAGAGAGATTGCTGAAGCCTTTGGTGCCTCTGGATTGGAGTACTTCAATACT TTTGGTGGCAATCCAGTATCCTGTGCAATTGGTTTGACTGTTTTGGATATAATAGAAAAAGAAGACCTCCAAGGGAACGCCACACGTGTTGGAAATTATCTCGCCGGACTACTGAATGAACAGAAGGAAAAGCATCCACTGGTAGGAGATGTCAG AGGTGTTGGCTTGTTTGTTGGAGTGGATCTGGTGAAGGATCGACAAAAAAGAACTCCTGCCACTGCTGAGGCCCAGCATATCATCTACAA GCTGAAAGAACAGAGGATTCTTCTGAGTGCAGATGGGCCATATAGAAACATCTTGAAATTTAAGCCGCCCATGTGCTTCAGTATGGAAGATGCAAAGTTTGTAGTTGATCAAATTGATGAGCTCCTCACTG ACTTAGAAGAAGCAACTGTAGTCAGAACTAGAAACGGAGTGCCTACAAATGTGAAGTGTAAAAGAAAG GTACCTACTGATGGGAACTCCCAACTGGAATGTATCAGTGAAAGCATCAGCCATATCAACGGAAGTGCCTGCAgacaagaaaatgttttttgtcctGAAAGTCGTACAGTGCCTTGCAAAAGGATCAGGACATGA